Part of the Thermus antranikianii DSM 12462 genome, CACCAAGTCCAGGTTGGCCCCCATGCCCCCCGTGGTCAAAACCACCGCCTGGGCTAGGAAGCGAAACTCCCCCTTGGGCTTGCGGCTCGAGGGCGCCCCCCGGGGAACGGTGTCCGGCTCCAGGACAGTCCCCATGACCCCCACCACCCGGCCCTTCTCCAGCAGGACCTCCTCCACACGATGGCGGAGAAAAACCTTAAGCAAACCCCTGTCCTGCAATTCCTGAACCCGCCGCAGGAAGGGCTCCAGGAGCCCCGGCCCCGTCCCCCACACGATGTGGAAGCGGGGAACGGAGTTGCCATGGCCAAGGGCAAGGCCCCCTCCGCGCTCCGCCCAGCCCACCACGGGGAAGAAACGGACTCCTAAGGAGGTAAGCCAGGCCCGCTTCTCGCCGGCGGCGAACTCCAGATAGGCCTCGGCGAAACGCCTGCCCCATGCGTCCGTCTCCCTGTCAAACCCCGCCGCCCCGAACCAGTCCTCCCGAGCGAGCTCCAGGGAGTCCCGGATACCCAAACGCCGTTGCTCCGGAGAGTCCACCAGGAAAAGCCCCCCGAAGGACCAGTAGGCTTGACCTCCCAGGTAAGGCTCCTGCTCCAGGAGAAAAACCCGCCTACCGGTCCCCGCGATCTCCGTGGCCGCCACCAGTCCAGCCAGTCCACCCCCTACCACGATGGCGTCGGCTTCCATGGTTTGACTCCCTTTATACCAAGTTCAGGATCCTTTCGGGAAGAGGGCCATGCCCTTTTCCCAGAAATCCTGCCCTCCCCCCAGGGGAAAAGCCCGGGGAAGCTCCCAAAAGGCCAGTTCACCCGGGGCAAACCCTCTGGCCAGCCGGATCCCGCCCGAGGCTCAGAGATCGTACCAAGGAGGCCTTCCCCGGTAAAGCTCCAGCTCCTGGAAAAGCTCCTCCTTACCCGCCTCCTCGAGGCGGATCACCTGAGGCGGGCAGCTTTCCACACAGGCCCCGCATCCCGTGCAAGCCTCCACCTTAAGCCTTAGGACGTACTCCTCCCCCTCCCGCACCCTGTAGACCGCCTCCGTGGGGCAGATGTTGGTGCACACCGGGCAAAGGGTGCATCCCTCCTCCACCCGGATCCTGGGCCAGCGCACCTCGGAAGCCCGCCTGGCCGCCAAAAGGCGCAGGCGAAGCTCCGCCGGCATGCCCTTTTCCTCCTCCGGGACAGGAAGGGGAAGCTCGGGCACCAGGTCGGCGGCGGTGCGCTTGGCGCTACCCAAAAGGGCCTGGAAAAGTTCCCTGCGCCCCACCTTCTCCCCGGGAAGCTCCCCTTGCACGACCTCCACCTCCACGGGGTGGTAGCGCTGGGCCTCTTCCACCATCCTTTCCAGGTGCTCGGGCACCGCAGGCCCCCCGATCCTACAGGAGGCGCAATCCCCCCGGGCCAAGACCACCTTCCCAAAGCGGCTACCCGCCTCCGCCAAAAGCCCCGGGGTCAGGCGGCCCAGGCACAAGACCTCCTCCCCCTTGCCCTCCGCCTTGGAGCAGCGGATCTGCCCCCTGCCCCGGATCAAGGCCTCCTGGATGCCCCCCAAGGGGTACTCCAAGGCCACCCCAGGGCAGACGCCCGTGCAGAGGCCGCACCCGGTGCAGAGCACCTCGTCCAGCTCCACCC contains:
- a CDS encoding 4Fe-4S dicluster domain-containing protein: MGFLDNLLNAFLKATDPRPRYTEARCLLYKNSVGGCDRCYQACPKGAVRLESFRVELDEVLCTGCGLCTGVCPGVALEYPLGGIQEALIRGRGQIRCSKAEGKGEEVLCLGRLTPGLLAEAGSRFGKVVLARGDCASCRIGGPAVPEHLERMVEEAQRYHPVEVEVVQGELPGEKVGRRELFQALLGSAKRTAADLVPELPLPVPEEEKGMPAELRLRLLAARRASEVRWPRIRVEEGCTLCPVCTNICPTEAVYRVREGEEYVLRLKVEACTGCGACVESCPPQVIRLEEAGKEELFQELELYRGRPPWYDL